From a region of the Roseivirga sp. 4D4 genome:
- a CDS encoding glycosyltransferase family 9 protein translates to MAIRQILVIQTAFIGDVILATGLLEKLHSKYPEAEIDFLVRKGNESLMNGHPFIRETIVWNKTGGKYRNLFKLIGKVRKTRYDLAVNVQRFANSGLITALSKAKLKIGFDKNPFSWAFDEKIPHEIGNGVHEVERNHDLIRKLTDSQYCKPKLYPSAQDFEAIKPWQGKPYICMAPASVWFTKQFPKEKWIELIKALAFQVNIFLLGAPLDKDLCNEIMEKSGHSNVQNLCGQLSLLQSTALMKDAEMNYVNDSAPMHLASAINAKTCAIFCSTIPEFGFGPLSDESHIVQVEEQLECRPCGLHGKKACPKGHFKCGFDISTKQLVSVLN, encoded by the coding sequence ATGGCAATTCGTCAAATACTCGTTATTCAAACCGCCTTTATCGGAGACGTTATTTTAGCCACGGGGTTGCTAGAAAAGTTACATTCTAAATATCCGGAAGCAGAAATCGACTTTCTTGTCCGCAAAGGCAATGAGAGTTTAATGAACGGACATCCCTTTATCAGGGAGACAATTGTCTGGAATAAAACAGGTGGAAAGTATAGAAACCTGTTCAAACTGATCGGTAAGGTTCGTAAAACCAGGTATGATTTGGCCGTAAATGTTCAACGATTTGCTAACTCAGGTCTCATCACTGCCCTATCCAAGGCGAAACTCAAAATCGGTTTTGACAAGAATCCCTTCTCCTGGGCTTTTGATGAAAAAATCCCTCATGAAATTGGTAATGGAGTTCACGAAGTGGAAAGAAATCATGACCTAATTCGAAAACTTACGGACAGCCAGTACTGTAAACCGAAACTTTATCCATCGGCACAAGACTTTGAAGCCATAAAGCCATGGCAGGGAAAACCCTACATCTGCATGGCCCCAGCCTCGGTTTGGTTCACCAAACAGTTTCCAAAAGAAAAATGGATCGAGCTTATAAAAGCCCTAGCCTTCCAAGTCAATATTTTTCTGCTCGGGGCACCTTTGGATAAAGACTTGTGCAACGAAATTATGGAGAAGTCAGGGCATTCGAATGTCCAGAACCTTTGTGGCCAACTCTCATTGTTACAGTCTACCGCCCTGATGAAGGATGCGGAAATGAACTATGTCAATGACAGCGCTCCCATGCATCTGGCCTCTGCCATTAACGCGAAAACTTGTGCCATCTTTTGTTCTACTATTCCAGAATTTGGTTTCGGTCCGCTTTCAGATGAAAGCCATATTGTTCAAGTAGAAGAACAATTAGAATGTCGACCCTGTGGACTGCATGGCAAAAAAGCCTGCCCGAAAGGTCACTTTAAATGTGGCTTCGACATCAGCACTAAGCAGTTGGTGTCTGTTTTAAACTGA
- a CDS encoding aminopeptidase P family protein, with the protein MRYEHIGKDLFIKNREKLKAKMKPNSIAIICSNDIMPTNADGTMTFRQNSNLLYFSGIDQEESILIVAPDFPDPKMREILFLRETSELIAIWEGHKYTMEEATETSGVSTIMWNDKFESTLNTLLAETNNIYLYNNEHIRNGSEVETRTDRFNKWCRAKYANYEFERLAPIAYDLRTVKEAREIELMQTACDLTDQGFRRILQYVKPGVWEYEVEAEYLHEFVRNKSKGFAYTPIIAGGGNACVLHYIENKDQLKDGDLLLMDVGAEYANYNADMTRTIPVNGRFTDRQKDVYNAVLRVKNEATALLTPGNSIPDYHQEVGNIMTKELLGLGLIDQTDVKNEDPAWPAYKKYFMHGTSHHIGLDVHDVASIYTDFKPGMVFTVEPGIYIPDENIGIRIEDDIIITEDGHHNLMGNIPIEVEEIEELMNS; encoded by the coding sequence ATGAGATACGAGCATATCGGTAAAGACCTTTTTATAAAGAACAGAGAAAAATTAAAGGCGAAAATGAAGCCCAATTCTATCGCCATTATTTGTTCTAATGATATTATGCCTACCAATGCCGATGGCACCATGACCTTTCGCCAAAACAGCAACCTGCTTTACTTTTCTGGCATAGATCAGGAGGAATCTATCTTGATTGTTGCCCCTGATTTCCCTGATCCTAAGATGAGAGAAATACTCTTCCTTAGAGAAACCAGCGAATTGATCGCAATATGGGAAGGACACAAATACACCATGGAAGAAGCTACCGAAACCTCGGGGGTTTCCACCATTATGTGGAACGACAAATTCGAAAGCACGCTGAACACACTTTTGGCAGAAACTAATAACATCTATCTCTATAATAACGAGCACATTCGCAATGGCTCAGAAGTAGAAACTCGAACTGACAGGTTTAATAAATGGTGCAGAGCAAAATACGCCAACTATGAATTTGAGCGCCTCGCACCGATAGCCTATGATCTTAGAACGGTTAAGGAAGCAAGGGAAATTGAATTAATGCAAACGGCTTGTGATTTGACCGATCAAGGCTTTCGAAGAATTCTGCAATACGTGAAACCAGGGGTTTGGGAATACGAAGTGGAGGCTGAATATCTGCATGAGTTTGTGAGAAATAAGTCCAAAGGCTTTGCTTACACTCCGATAATTGCTGGTGGTGGAAATGCCTGTGTACTACACTATATAGAAAACAAAGATCAGCTTAAGGATGGTGATTTACTGCTTATGGATGTAGGCGCTGAATACGCCAATTATAATGCAGACATGACGCGCACCATTCCGGTAAATGGACGATTTACAGATAGACAAAAAGACGTTTATAATGCTGTCCTCAGGGTTAAAAATGAGGCTACAGCATTATTAACACCGGGTAATAGCATACCAGATTATCATCAGGAAGTTGGCAATATCATGACCAAGGAATTATTAGGTCTTGGTTTGATAGATCAGACTGATGTTAAGAATGAAGATCCTGCCTGGCCTGCCTATAAAAAGTATTTTATGCATGGTACTTCTCACCACATTGGTTTAGATGTACATGATGTCGCCAGTATTTACACCGATTTCAAACCAGGCATGGTATTCACCGTTGAGCCAGGCATATACATACCGGATGAGAATATCGGGATCAGAATTGAAGATGATATTATAATTACCGAAGACGGCCATCATAATTTGATGGGCAATATTCCAATTGAGGTCGAAGAAATTGAAGAGTTGATGAATTCCTGA
- a CDS encoding GNAT family N-acetyltransferase → MELEIVETSVLEAIAVLRSLPEFTPMRDDDYYTDRIRNSKHLALIAKIDSKPVACKVGYDKLNDGSFYSWLGGVNPAYRRQGIAQALADKQEAWAKQEGYECIKFKTLNRHKAMLIFAIKNGFEIYNIKPKDELKNYRIEMIKNLL, encoded by the coding sequence ATGGAACTTGAAATTGTTGAAACTTCAGTTCTAGAAGCCATAGCGGTGTTAAGGTCGCTTCCAGAGTTTACTCCAATGCGTGACGATGACTATTATACCGACAGGATAAGAAATTCAAAGCATCTTGCACTGATCGCGAAGATAGATTCGAAACCAGTGGCTTGTAAAGTAGGCTACGACAAATTAAATGATGGATCATTCTACAGTTGGCTTGGTGGGGTGAACCCAGCATACCGAAGACAAGGCATTGCTCAGGCGCTTGCAGATAAACAAGAAGCTTGGGCTAAGCAAGAAGGCTATGAATGTATAAAATTCAAAACCTTAAATAGACATAAGGCGATGCTCATTTTTGCCATAAAAAATGGATTTGAAATCTATAACATTAAGCCTAAAGATGAGTTGAAGAACTACCGGATTGAGATGATTAAAAACCTATTATGA
- a CDS encoding RidA family protein, with the protein MSEKFNSQKAPEPVGLYPHARRVGELLFLSGVGPRERGTKDIPGVTLDDSGNIVDYDIETQCRSVFNNVKLILEASGSSWDKLVDVTVFLTNMKDDFKTYNRVYAEYFKDNQPCRTTVEINCLPTPIAIELKCIATV; encoded by the coding sequence ATGAGTGAAAAATTCAACAGTCAGAAAGCACCAGAACCTGTAGGCCTATACCCTCATGCCAGAAGAGTTGGAGAACTCTTATTCTTATCGGGTGTCGGACCAAGAGAAAGAGGAACCAAAGACATTCCCGGAGTGACTTTGGATGACTCCGGAAATATTGTTGACTATGATATTGAAACACAATGCCGATCGGTTTTCAATAACGTAAAATTGATACTCGAGGCTTCAGGCAGTAGCTGGGATAAACTGGTAGACGTTACAGTTTTCCTAACAAACATGAAGGACGACTTCAAGACTTATAATCGAGTTTACGCTGAATACTTCAAGGATAACCAGCCATGCAGAACCACAGTAGAAATCAATTGTCTCCCGACACCTATTGCGATTGAGCTAAAGTGCATCGCTACTGTATAA
- a CDS encoding mechanosensitive ion channel family protein translates to MSTLNYNIQSALLAPLSNIGSGILLRLLKPFSIGDFIEIDGQVGSIERSGFQRTTIKKIDGSEIKVNNSIFYQRDLHNLSSKNIIALELTIGVSYQSNMTKVKEEIMAFFTEHERLLNSPKAKIQVSKIKNDFVELSIKPWCLLDDFLALDAKLESQLTEHLVSKNVILEEERSLFSEAKMLA, encoded by the coding sequence ATGAGTACGCTAAACTACAACATCCAGAGTGCCCTACTCGCACCATTGAGTAATATCGGCAGTGGTATTTTACTAAGATTATTGAAGCCCTTCAGCATTGGGGATTTTATCGAAATTGATGGTCAAGTAGGATCTATAGAGAGAAGTGGCTTTCAAAGAACTACCATCAAGAAAATTGACGGCTCCGAAATTAAAGTCAACAACTCCATTTTTTACCAGAGAGATCTGCACAACCTTTCAAGCAAAAATATCATTGCTTTGGAATTGACAATCGGTGTAAGTTACCAGAGCAATATGACTAAAGTGAAGGAAGAAATCATGGCTTTCTTTACCGAACACGAACGACTCCTTAATTCACCTAAGGCCAAAATTCAAGTATCTAAAATCAAGAATGACTTTGTGGAGCTTTCCATTAAACCTTGGTGTCTTTTAGACGATTTCCTAGCATTAGATGCCAAACTTGAATCTCAATTGACCGAGCACTTAGTTTCTAAAAACGTAATACTAGAAGAAGAGAGGTCTCTTTTCAGCGAAGCCAAAATGCTTGCCTAA
- the rmuC gene encoding DNA recombination protein RmuC, translating to MEIIWLISGVILGGLVGWFMAKSKSNTSNTDHNDIQNKLQLAEERYAMIAKELTDVKPELSQERDKNLDLSNQLTQVKTEHKNLQSKLGEQKEELEKLNQRFALEFKNLANEIFEEKSKRFTEQNKTNIHDLLNPLKEKIGEFQKKVEDSNKEGAERNASLVQQIKHLSDLNKQITKEAENLTKALKGDSKAQGNWGEVILERILEKSGLEKGREYETQVSETGDDGKRYQPDVVIKLPDNKHVIVDSKVSLTAYERFVNEEDDTERLTQLKLHINSIKAHVKGLSEKSYQNLYGLDGLDFVLLFIPIEPAFTLAVQHDPDLFNDAYAKNIVIVSPTTLIATLRTIASIWKQEYQNKNAIEIARQGGALYDKFQSFTEDLISIGKHLNGTQKAYQESMKKLSEGSGNLVKRAETLKKLGAKASKQMDERLLNRSEE from the coding sequence ATGGAGATAATTTGGCTGATTTCGGGGGTAATTTTGGGTGGACTGGTTGGTTGGTTTATGGCCAAAAGCAAGTCTAACACTTCGAATACGGACCACAACGACATCCAAAATAAATTACAACTGGCAGAAGAGCGATATGCTATGATCGCCAAGGAATTGACTGATGTCAAACCAGAGCTTTCGCAGGAAAGAGATAAGAACCTAGATTTAAGCAATCAGCTTACCCAGGTTAAAACCGAACATAAAAATCTTCAGTCAAAGCTTGGAGAGCAAAAAGAGGAGTTGGAAAAACTGAACCAGCGCTTTGCCCTTGAGTTCAAAAATTTAGCCAATGAAATCTTTGAGGAGAAGAGCAAAAGATTCACCGAGCAGAATAAGACCAATATCCATGATCTCCTGAATCCCTTAAAAGAGAAAATCGGGGAATTTCAGAAGAAGGTAGAAGATTCTAACAAGGAAGGGGCAGAAAGAAATGCTTCTTTAGTACAGCAAATCAAACATCTTAGCGACCTCAATAAGCAAATAACCAAGGAAGCTGAAAACTTGACAAAAGCACTGAAGGGTGATTCTAAAGCTCAGGGAAATTGGGGTGAGGTAATTCTGGAAAGAATTCTAGAAAAATCGGGGCTTGAAAAGGGCCGTGAATATGAAACTCAGGTTTCCGAAACTGGCGATGATGGAAAACGGTATCAGCCTGATGTAGTCATTAAGTTACCGGACAATAAACATGTGATTGTCGATTCCAAAGTTTCATTGACGGCATACGAGCGCTTTGTCAACGAGGAAGATGACACTGAAAGGCTTACACAACTCAAACTCCATATCAATTCGATTAAAGCACACGTCAAGGGACTGAGTGAAAAGAGCTATCAAAACCTTTATGGCTTAGATGGACTCGACTTTGTATTGCTTTTCATTCCCATTGAGCCAGCTTTTACCCTAGCGGTTCAGCACGATCCGGATTTGTTCAATGATGCCTATGCTAAGAACATCGTCATTGTAAGTCCAACCACACTGATAGCCACCTTGAGGACTATTGCTTCTATCTGGAAGCAAGAATATCAGAACAAGAACGCCATAGAAATAGCTCGACAAGGGGGAGCGCTTTACGATAAGTTTCAGTCATTTACTGAAGATCTAATCTCTATTGGAAAACATCTCAATGGAACTCAGAAAGCCTATCAAGAGTCCATGAAGAAGCTTTCTGAAGGAAGTGGCAACTTGGTGAAGCGTGCTGAAACACTGAAAAAACTGGGTGCTAAAGCCAGCAAACAAATGGATGAAAGACTCCTAAATAGGTCCGAAGAATAA